Part of the Carnobacterium pleistocenium FTR1 genome is shown below.
TAATACCATTGAAGCATTTTTTTTACGTCGAACAGCACGAATAGGATCATCTTCACTCGCAATTTTTTCATCTGTATGAACGATGGTAATATTTGTTTCATCTATTAAGTACTTTCTAATTGATTCTTCTTTTCCATACAAAATAAACTCAATATCTTTATATTCTTTAACCGCCATCATGATGCCTTCTACAATTGCTTTTGGAGCGTTATCTCCGCCCATAGCATCTACTGCAATTTTCAAATCATTTGCCTCCCTAGTTAACTTCCAACATTTCTAAACTTTACGTTCTACTAAATTCTACCACTAATCATGATTGAACCTCAATTAAAATCTAAACCTTCTAATGCATCAAACCCAATGGCTTCTCTAAGTGGCTGATAAAGTTCATTTGATAGAAAATCTTTTTGATTGATTAAATCACTCGCTTCTTGTCTGGCTGCTTCTAAAGCTCCAAAATCATTTACGATATCTCCTATTTTAAAATTTGGCAATCCGGATTGCTTATTGCCAAAAAGATCTCCTGGTCCTCTTAACTCTAAATCTTTTTCACTTAGTAAAAAGCCATCTGTTGTTTCTGTCATTATCTTCATGCGCTCCATCCCATTTTCTGTTTTGGGATTTGCGACAAGAACACAGTACGATTCTTTATCTCCACGACCAACGCGACCTCTCAACTGATGCAATTGAGACAGACCAAAGCGATCAGCATCATAAATAATCATGGTCGTCGCATTAGGTACGTTTACACCTACTTCAATAACAGTTGTGGAAACAAGAACTTGTATCTTTTTTTCTTTAAAATTTTCCATGATACTTTCTTTATCTCTTGATTTCATTTTTCCATGAAGCAATCCTACTTGAAAGCGACTACCGTAGTAAGCAGTTAGCTTTTCATAGATATCCGTAGCATTTTTAACATCTATACTTTCTGATTCTTCAATCAACGGGCAAATAACATATGCTTGCGACCCTTTTCTTATTTGAAATTCAATAAATTCTAATATTTTTTCAAAATTCTGAGGTTTGATCCAAGTTGTTTTAACTGGAATTCTTCCAGCAGGCATCTCATCAATAATTGAAACATCCATTTCGCCGTAAGCTGTAATTGCTAACGTTCGTGGAATTGGAGTAGCCGTCATAAATAAGACATCCGCATCTTTTCCTTTATCCCTCAATAATTTTCGTTGATTCACCCCAAAACGATGTTGTTCATCTGTGATGACTAAACCTAAGTGAGAAAAAAACACACCTTCTTGAATCAATGCATGTGTGCCTATAAGAACGTCCAATTCACCATTAGCTAATTGTTCTAAAATTATACGTCGTTCTTTTGTTTTTGTTGAGCCGGTCAGTAAAGCAATCCGGACTTCAAGAGGATCAAACAATTCTGATAGACTCTCCATATGCTGTTCAGCAAGAATTTCAGTTGGTACCATTAAAGCCGATTGGACACCCACGTTTGTAGCAGCATATAACGCGATTGCAGCAACAATTGTTTTTCCGCTCCCAACGTCTCCTTGCAGCAATCGATGCATATGGATTGGCTGTCTTAAATCGCTACAGATTTCATTTACGACTCGCTTTTGAGCTTTCGTCAATTCAAAAGGCAAGGTTTCAATAAATTTTCTCAAATCAGTCACATTATAATTGATGGAATTTCCTTTGCCCATCGCTTTTTGTTTTTTTCGGACGATCTGCATACGCATTTGATACAACAAGAACTCTTCAAAGATTACTTCTCTTCTAGCTTGATTTTTTTGTTCTTCTGAAGCTGGAAAATGCATCGCATCAATCGCGTCACGATGAGAAATCAATCGATACTTTATTCTCAACTCTGGCGGTACAACTTCTGGAATATAATCTTGGTAAAGTTTAAAGGCTTCTGTAATCAATTTCAAAATCGTGCTTTGTTTAATCGCTTTATTTGCACTATAAACTGATTCAAAATCGCTATTTTCAGAATCTGAACGAATTCCTAAAATTTTTATACCCGTTAAAATCTTTCTTTTTGCATCCCATTTACCAAATACGGCTATTTCTTCTCCTGTAACGATTTTGCTTTTTAAATAGGCTTGATTAAAAAAAGTAACCGCTATTACTGCATGGTCAATAATAAGACGAAATGATAAGCGATTTTTCTTCGGACCAAAGCGACTAATCACCGCTTCTGAAACCACGTTTCCTTTCAACGTTACTTTTTCTTGATCTCCTATCTCTAATATGTCCTTTTCCTGGATATCTTCATAACGAGTCGGATAATGAGACAGTAAATCAGAAATAGTATGGATACCTAATTGATGCAAAGCCTCTAAGCGCTTTTCTCCAACATAAGGGAGGGTAGACACAGAATCATAAATTGTTTTAGTCATATATTTTCAACAGATTTAAAGTTGTAGATTCTACTTTTCGGTCTGTCTCTTACCTCCCTTTTTAACTGACTAAAAAAGACAAAAATAGGAATGGAATAAAATCCCGATCTATTTTTGCCTTTTAATTATTCTACCGACAAGATATAAGGATAAACTGGTTGTTGACCGTCATGAATTTCTACTTCTACTTCTTTAAATAGCTTTTCAATTTCAGCAGCAATTTCAGCAGCTTCATTTTCATCGCCATCTTCTCCAAGTAAAATCGTCACAATTTCGCTATCTTTTGATATCATTTTTTTCAAGGTTTCAATCGTAACCTTTTTACGGTTTGATTGGGCTACTTTGATATCCCCTTCAATAATTCCCATAAAATCATCTTTTTTGATTTTCATTCCATTGATTTCTGTATCTCTTACTGCATTCGTAACTTGCCCACTTACAACATTTGCTAATTCACTCATCATTTCAGACTTATTCATTTCTAAATCATTGGATTCATTGAATGCTAACATTGCCGTCATGCCTTGTGATACTGTTTTACTAGGGATAACGACCACTTGCAAATCACTAACTTGAGCCGCTTGATCTGCCGCCATAAAAATATTTTTATTGTTTGGTAAAAGAATGATTTTTTCAGCATTCACTTCTTCGATTGCCTTAAGAATATCTTCTGTACTTGGATTCATTGTTTGTCCGCCACTAATGACATAGTCCACACCTAAACTTTTAAATAAATTTTGAACTCCTTCTCCTGCTGCAACTGCGATAATACCATAAGGAGTTTTAGCTTTTTTATTAATTGGTTGGTGCGACTCACTTTCAAGAATCGTTTCATGTTGAACACGCATATTATCAACTTTAATTTTAAGTAATGAACCAAATTTTTGGCCATAGTTCATTACTTCTCCAGGATGTTCTGTGTGAACATGAACCTTAACGATATCGTCATCAGAGACAACTAGCAACGAATCCCCAATATCATTTAGATGGTTGCGGAATGTGTCATAGTCAAACTCGCTGTCAACTGTTTCGCCTTTGCCAATTTCAACCATGATCTCTGTACAATACCCAAATTTGATATCTTCAGTATGGATGTGGTCGGAAACACTTTTATGATGTTCCGCATTAACTAATGCTGACATTTCTTGTGGAGAAGGTTGATTGACATCTTCTTCTATAATTTTCCCAGACAACACCTCTAAGAATCCTTCATAGATAAATAATAGACCTTGTCCACCACTATCTACAACTCCAACTTCTTTAAGTATA
Proteins encoded:
- the recG gene encoding ATP-dependent DNA helicase RecG, which gives rise to MTKTIYDSVSTLPYVGEKRLEALHQLGIHTISDLLSHYPTRYEDIQEKDILEIGDQEKVTLKGNVVSEAVISRFGPKKNRLSFRLIIDHAVIAVTFFNQAYLKSKIVTGEEIAVFGKWDAKRKILTGIKILGIRSDSENSDFESVYSANKAIKQSTILKLITEAFKLYQDYIPEVVPPELRIKYRLISHRDAIDAMHFPASEEQKNQARREVIFEEFLLYQMRMQIVRKKQKAMGKGNSINYNVTDLRKFIETLPFELTKAQKRVVNEICSDLRQPIHMHRLLQGDVGSGKTIVAAIALYAATNVGVQSALMVPTEILAEQHMESLSELFDPLEVRIALLTGSTKTKERRIILEQLANGELDVLIGTHALIQEGVFFSHLGLVITDEQHRFGVNQRKLLRDKGKDADVLFMTATPIPRTLAITAYGEMDVSIIDEMPAGRIPVKTTWIKPQNFEKILEFIEFQIRKGSQAYVICPLIEESESIDVKNATDIYEKLTAYYGSRFQVGLLHGKMKSRDKESIMENFKEKKIQVLVSTTVIEVGVNVPNATTMIIYDADRFGLSQLHQLRGRVGRGDKESYCVLVANPKTENGMERMKIMTETTDGFLLSEKDLELRGPGDLFGNKQSGLPNFKIGDIVNDFGALEAARQEASDLINQKDFLSNELYQPLREAIGFDALEGLDFN
- a CDS encoding DAK2 domain-containing protein; translated protein: MKVTKLEGKQFRLMIATGANRLAKNAEYVNSLNVFPVPDGDTGTNMNLSLASGAKAVSNTASESIGDLSAALSKGLLMGARGNSGVILSQLFRGFGKAIENKETLSSKDFSEAFTKGVETAYKAVMKPVEGTILTVARESAKAGEKKAKETDDIIIVMEAVVRGARKSLAKTPDLLPILKEVGVVDSGGQGLLFIYEGFLEVLSGKIIEEDVNQPSPQEMSALVNAEHHKSVSDHIHTEDIKFGYCTEIMVEIGKGETVDSEFDYDTFRNHLNDIGDSLLVVSDDDIVKVHVHTEHPGEVMNYGQKFGSLLKIKVDNMRVQHETILESESHQPINKKAKTPYGIIAVAAGEGVQNLFKSLGVDYVISGGQTMNPSTEDILKAIEEVNAEKIILLPNNKNIFMAADQAAQVSDLQVVVIPSKTVSQGMTAMLAFNESNDLEMNKSEMMSELANVVSGQVTNAVRDTEINGMKIKKDDFMGIIEGDIKVAQSNRKKVTIETLKKMISKDSEIVTILLGEDGDENEAAEIAAEIEKLFKEVEVEIHDGQQPVYPYILSVE